The Falco peregrinus isolate bFalPer1 chromosome 1, bFalPer1.pri, whole genome shotgun sequence genome has a window encoding:
- the LOC101910453 gene encoding astacin-like metalloendopeptidase, producing the protein MKDFLLLTHFAFLYNFALSKPVQIARRNSDLASVENYSQNSVVEIVVYEGDILLRRGRRSAINCESCLWPKSQDGLVKVPITISSDFSMTERSWIADALQEISTLTCVQFVNRTTETDYVYVEHGQSCWSYFGKIGGRQAVGLVKNGCMDKGAIQHEMNHALGFIHEQARSDRDKFVKIMWEHIVAGEQGNFGKVNSKNLGLPYDYSSVMHYGAYDFSSSPGKQTIVPVPDPSIPIGQREGLSNLDVAKINKLYKCNRCSSVLLKSKGSFSSVNHPSPYPNNSNCLWLIRIRQSKIFLQFEDFDLQPSSDCSSDYIKIYNGNSKNSPVLLDKYCGKGPLPSLVASGSTMLVEFASDESITATGFRASYNRVNCGDTFTDSNGVITSPNYPDKYPKNRACFWVICSPVGFKISLKMLSFELEDSDRCIYDYLLIHDGSRPTSPAVGPYCGTEKVADFTSTGNFVLVEFHSDIFWELPGFVMSYTFGR; encoded by the exons ATGAAGGACTTTCTTCTGCTAactcattttgcatttctctaTAACTTTGCACTGAGTAAACCTGTCCAG atagCTAGAAGAAACAGTGACTTAG catCAGTGGAAAACTATTCACAGAATTCAGTAGT CGAGATAGTTGTGTATGAAGGAGACATCCTCTTGAGAAGAGGACGACGCAGTGCAATTAACTGTGAGAGTTGTTTATGGCCCAAGTCACAAGATGGACTAGTCAAGGTTCCAATTACCATCTCTTCTGATTTCT CAATGACAGAGAGGTCTTGGATTGCTGATGCTCTGCAAGAGATCTCCACGCTGACCTGTGTGCAGTTTGTAAATCGCACCACAGAAACGGACTATGTGTATGTTGAACATGGGCAGAG CTGCTGGTCTTACTTTGGAAAAATTGGAGGACGTCAAGCAGTAGGCCTGGTGAAAAATGGCTGCATGGATAAAGGAGCGATTCAGCATGAAATGAACCACGCACTAGGTTTCATCCATGAACAGGCACGCAGTGATCGGGACAAGTTTGTCAAGATTATGTGGGAACACATTGTCGCAG GGGAACAAGGAAACTTTGGAAAAGTGAATTCAAAAAATCTGGGCCTTCCCTATGACTACTCTTCAGTGATGCACTATGGCGC GTATGATTTCTCCAGCAGTCCAGGGAAACAGACTATTGTACCAGTTCCTGACCCCTCTATACCCATTGGACAGAGAGAGGGGCTGAGTAACTTGGATGTAGCTAAAATCAACAAGCTCTACAAGTGCA ATCGCTGTAGTTCTGTGTTGCTTAAATCCAAAGGCTCGTTCTCCTCTGTCAATCACCCATCCCCATACCCAAACAACAGCAACTGCCTGTGGTTGATCCGCATCCGTCAAAGTAAG aTTTTCCTGCAGTTTGAGGATTTTGATCTCCAACCCTCCTCAGACTGTTCTTCTGACTATATAAAAATTTACAATGGAAACAGCAAGAATTCCCCTGTATTGCTGGACAAATACTGTGGGAAGGGGCCGCTGCCCTCCTTAGTGGCATCTGGATCAACAATGCTGGTAGAGTTTGCAAGTGATGAGAGCATTACAGCCACAGGATTCAGAGCCTCCTACAACAGGG TGAATTGTGGAGATACTTTCACAGACTCAAATGGAGTTATCACCTCTCCAAACTACCCCGATAAATACCCCAAAAACCGAGCATGCTTCTGGGTCATCTGTTCTCCAGTAGGATTCAAG ATATCTCTCAAAATGTTATCCTTTGAGCTGGAAGACAGTGACAGATGCATCTATGACTACCTGCTTATACATGATGGAAGCCGACCTACATCACCTGCAGTTGGCCCTTATTGTGGGACAGAGAAGGTTGCAGACTTTACTTCCACTGGGAACTTTGTGCTGGTTGAATTTCATAGTGATATATTTTGGGAGTTGCCCGGATTTGTGATGAGTTATACATTTGGTAGGTAG